The following are encoded together in the Armatimonadota bacterium genome:
- a CDS encoding phosphoribosyltransferase family protein produces MENEFFEDRVDAGRKLAEHLLNYKDKGAVVLAIARGGAPVGLEVAKRIHALFDVIVPRKIPIPWNPEAGFGAITEDGTMVLNHRMVRSLRLTPEEIEEAANEVRKEIIRRAEAFRGGKPPLEIEGRPVILVDDGLASGYTMLAAIESARKHGPSAVIVAVPVASGGAVRLVQPKADDFVALIISERLPFAVADFYLHWTDLADEDVIACLKEAEKLGLRGEAATRKATS; encoded by the coding sequence ATGGAAAATGAGTTTTTCGAGGACAGAGTAGACGCCGGCCGCAAGCTTGCAGAACATCTCCTAAATTACAAAGACAAGGGTGCTGTGGTTCTAGCAATAGCCCGTGGTGGGGCGCCCGTCGGTCTAGAAGTAGCAAAACGCATACATGCGTTGTTTGACGTGATTGTCCCCCGAAAGATTCCAATCCCTTGGAATCCAGAAGCTGGCTTTGGCGCAATAACTGAAGACGGGACTATGGTGCTAAACCACAGAATGGTTCGAAGCCTTCGCCTAACCCCCGAAGAGATTGAGGAAGCTGCAAATGAAGTACGTAAGGAAATTATTCGACGTGCAGAAGCTTTTAGGGGAGGCAAACCACCCTTAGAAATTGAAGGAAGACCTGTTATTCTCGTTGATGACGGACTAGCATCAGGCTACACCATGCTTGCAGCGATTGAATCGGCTAGAAAACATGGCCCATCCGCAGTTATCGTCGCAGTACCAGTCGCATCAGGAGGTGCAGTGCGTCTCGTCCAACCAAAAGCCGACGATTTTGTGGCACTCATCATAAGTGAGAGGCTGCCGTTCGCTGTAGCAGACTTCTATCTTCACTGGACGGACCTAGCCGACGAAGATGTAATCGCCTGCTTAAAGGAAGCGGAAAAGCTTGGATTAAGAGGTGAAGCGGCCACCCGCAAAGCAACAAGCTGA
- a CDS encoding ATP-dependent Clp protease proteolytic subunit encodes MDFFFSLIWLFFILSALVPLFKQRRIQLERYRLIRQLEKERKSRVITLIHRQEALSILGIPIVRYVTVEDSEQVLRAIRLTPPDLPIDLVVHTPGGLLLAAEQIAMALKRHKAKVTVFVPHYAMSGGTLIALAADEIVMDPNAVLGPVDPQLQEYPASSILEAVKVKDKNELEDKTLILADIARKAIHQVRESVYCLLKENMDEEKARQLARVLSEGTWTHDYPISVTEARELGLPVSEELPETIYYLMELYPQPVQRRPSVEYIPVPYRRESEPPHGK; translated from the coding sequence ATGGACTTCTTTTTCTCTTTGATTTGGCTATTCTTTATACTTTCGGCGCTTGTGCCGCTCTTTAAGCAACGAAGAATTCAGTTGGAGCGCTACCGGTTAATCCGCCAACTTGAAAAGGAGCGCAAATCTCGTGTTATCACACTAATCCACCGCCAAGAAGCGTTAAGCATCCTCGGAATCCCAATAGTACGATATGTAACCGTTGAGGATTCCGAGCAAGTCCTCAGGGCAATACGGCTAACTCCACCCGACCTGCCAATTGACCTTGTAGTTCATACGCCTGGCGGATTACTCCTTGCCGCCGAGCAAATTGCAATGGCTCTCAAACGTCACAAGGCAAAGGTTACTGTCTTTGTTCCACACTATGCTATGTCCGGCGGGACTCTCATCGCGCTGGCGGCAGATGAGATAGTTATGGACCCAAATGCTGTCCTAGGCCCAGTTGACCCACAACTCCAGGAGTATCCGGCTTCTTCAATCCTTGAGGCTGTCAAAGTTAAAGATAAGAACGAGCTTGAGGACAAGACCCTGATACTAGCCGATATCGCTAGAAAAGCAATTCATCAAGTGAGGGAATCCGTCTACTGTTTATTAAAAGAGAACATGGACGAAGAAAAAGCTCGTCAATTAGCACGTGTGCTTAGCGAGGGTACATGGACACATGATTATCCTATTAGCGTTACAGAAGCCCGTGAACTAGGACTGCCTGTTAGCGAGGAATTGCCTGAGACCATCTATTATCTTATGGAGTTATATCCACAGCCGGTCCAGCGGAGACCATCCGTTGAGTATATACCTGTTCCTTATCGAAGAGAATCGGAGCCACCGCATGGAAAATGA
- a CDS encoding phosphoribosyltransferase, which yields MIFEDRVDAGRQLAEALEHYKGQDVIVLAVPRGGVVVGYEVARALNAPLDVVIPRKIGAPGQPELAIGAVAIDEKPFLDHQMIHLLGVSQEYIEAEVRRQKEEIERRRKIYRGDRPFPKLKDKTVILVDDGIATGYTMMAAIHAIRRMQPSKLILAVPVAPPEAVSRLRPLVDELIVLETPEPFFSVGSWYEQFEQTTDEEVIELLKKAETEHAASQQPPS from the coding sequence ATGATATTCGAAGACCGTGTAGATGCAGGCAGGCAGCTTGCAGAGGCATTAGAACATTATAAGGGCCAAGATGTCATTGTCCTTGCGGTTCCCCGTGGCGGCGTTGTCGTGGGTTATGAAGTTGCCCGTGCCCTCAATGCACCACTTGATGTGGTCATCCCAAGGAAGATTGGCGCCCCAGGACAACCTGAGCTTGCAATTGGCGCAGTTGCTATTGATGAGAAGCCTTTCCTTGACCACCAAATGATTCACCTCCTTGGCGTTTCCCAAGAGTACATAGAGGCCGAAGTTCGCCGTCAAAAAGAGGAGATTGAGCGCAGGCGAAAGATATACAGGGGTGACCGTCCATTCCCTAAGCTCAAAGACAAAACGGTTATACTCGTGGACGATGGAATTGCAACTGGCTACACAATGATGGCAGCCATCCATGCAATCAGACGCATGCAACCTAGCAAGCTTATCCTAGCCGTCCCGGTCGCCCCTCCCGAGGCTGTTTCGCGGCTCAGACCTTTAGTCGACGAACTAATAGTACTTGAAACCCCCGAGCCCTTCTTCTCAGTCGGATCCTGGTATGAACAGTTCGAGCAGACGACCGACGAGGAAGTCATCGAACTGTTAAAGAAAGCAGAAACAGAGCATGCCGCTTCACAGCAACCACCCAGTTAA
- the amrS gene encoding AmmeMemoRadiSam system radical SAM enzyme, translating into MAIHEEIKLHKAILYDKLPDNRVRCNVCQRRCNIAEGKMGICLTRINKGGELYSTIYGIVSSAHADPIEKKPVYHYLPGSLSMSFGSFGCNFRCVFCQNWEIAYADGVKIPAVEGRYVSPQKAVDLAKEYRCASISWTYNEPAIWLEYTLDSAKLAKENGLHTIYVTNGYATPEHLDMIGPYLDVYRVDIKSFDDNFYRKLINIPSVQGILDATKLAKEKWHMHIETVTNIIPTWNDAPENLRAIARWIKENLGELTPWHVTRFFPCAELVDVPPTPLRTLELARDIGLEEGLKFVYIGNIGASGDPNTRCPSCGAVAVSRFGYTARVENVTQDGKCSKCGTELGIVIKA; encoded by the coding sequence ATGGCCATCCATGAGGAAATCAAACTGCATAAAGCGATTCTTTATGATAAGCTGCCAGACAACCGCGTTAGGTGCAATGTCTGCCAGCGCCGCTGCAATATCGCTGAAGGAAAGATGGGCATCTGCTTAACGCGGATTAACAAAGGTGGCGAATTATATTCTACCATCTATGGCATAGTTTCTTCCGCCCATGCAGATCCCATCGAGAAGAAGCCCGTCTATCACTACCTCCCTGGTAGCCTGAGTATGTCGTTCGGAAGTTTTGGATGCAATTTCCGATGTGTATTTTGTCAAAACTGGGAAATTGCTTATGCTGATGGTGTGAAGATCCCAGCAGTTGAAGGACGCTACGTGAGTCCTCAAAAAGCTGTGGACCTCGCAAAGGAGTATCGGTGCGCAAGTATATCTTGGACATACAATGAGCCAGCAATCTGGCTGGAGTACACTCTCGACTCTGCAAAGTTGGCGAAAGAGAACGGGCTTCACACAATATATGTAACTAATGGCTATGCAACCCCTGAACACCTAGACATGATTGGTCCATACCTCGACGTATATCGCGTGGATATAAAAAGCTTCGATGACAATTTCTATCGAAAGCTTATAAATATACCATCTGTGCAAGGGATTCTCGACGCCACAAAGCTAGCAAAAGAGAAGTGGCATATGCATATTGAGACCGTGACGAACATAATCCCAACTTGGAATGACGCGCCTGAAAACTTGCGTGCAATCGCTCGATGGATAAAGGAAAATCTCGGCGAGCTAACTCCCTGGCATGTGACGCGCTTCTTCCCTTGCGCAGAGCTGGTTGACGTCCCTCCCACTCCGCTGAGAACTCTGGAACTAGCACGAGACATTGGCCTCGAAGAAGGCCTGAAGTTCGTTTATATAGGAAATATTGGGGCTTCCGGCGACCCTAATACCCGCTGTCCAAGCTGTGGGGCCGTGGCTGTCTCGAGATTTGGATACACCGCTCGCGTAGAAAATGTAACGCAGGATGGCAAATGTTCAAAGTGCGGGACAGAGCTTGGAATAGTAATCAAAGCTTAA
- the rpoN gene encoding RNA polymerase factor sigma-54 translates to MLIQDQSQTQQQRIDPKIIMANTLLQLSSLELQEAIEQELAENPALELEDEEPCSGCELAPFMCKDCSFQKLAAQNEETDISIYEIEPQFEFTFDPDDDNDPISSLQADVTLPEHLRNQLRALVTGKTYEIADYLVNYINDRGYLECDLLELTLELNATDDEIAEALAVLQTLDPPGVGARDLRECLLIQLRYLDEQGRGNTLAQRIVENCWEEMVGRKINRIARKLRTKPENVRAALRFIQTKLNPHPAGSFVAPWDYKPTDAKLSVRPDVIIRRTPTGYEIDVVFNEHLSLTINPYYRQIYNDLKSGKTKNISEDEKKHIFDYVERADLFIKNLNQRRRTLRNITKRIIEHQHGFLDTGSRLFLRPLTRVKIAEELGIHESTVSRATANKYVQIPTQEVVPFDFFFNSSHSVSDIIAQLIENEDPAHPLSDQEIARILNERGYNVARRTVVKYREAMKILSSRQRRR, encoded by the coding sequence TTGCTGATCCAGGATCAATCTCAAACACAGCAACAGCGGATAGATCCGAAGATCATAATGGCGAATACCCTTCTGCAGCTATCCAGTCTGGAGCTTCAGGAAGCAATCGAGCAGGAACTCGCAGAAAATCCAGCGCTCGAGCTCGAAGACGAGGAACCTTGTTCGGGGTGTGAGCTTGCACCTTTTATGTGCAAGGACTGCTCATTCCAAAAGCTGGCTGCACAAAACGAAGAAACCGATATCTCAATCTACGAGATAGAGCCCCAATTTGAATTTACATTCGACCCTGATGATGATAATGACCCAATCAGCAGTTTGCAGGCAGATGTTACCTTACCCGAGCATCTACGCAACCAACTCCGAGCCTTAGTGACGGGGAAAACCTACGAGATCGCCGACTATCTCGTGAACTACATAAATGACAGGGGCTATCTTGAGTGTGATCTTCTCGAGCTTACTCTCGAGCTTAATGCCACCGACGACGAGATTGCCGAAGCCTTGGCAGTGCTGCAGACCCTCGATCCACCTGGCGTAGGAGCGCGAGACTTACGGGAATGCCTTCTCATCCAACTCCGTTACCTTGATGAACAAGGTAGAGGAAATACGCTTGCCCAACGCATAGTCGAGAATTGCTGGGAAGAAATGGTCGGGCGAAAAATCAACCGTATCGCTCGAAAATTAAGGACAAAGCCTGAGAATGTTCGGGCAGCACTAAGGTTTATCCAAACAAAGTTAAATCCTCATCCTGCCGGCAGTTTTGTGGCACCCTGGGACTACAAGCCCACCGATGCTAAACTGTCGGTTCGCCCTGATGTAATCATTCGCCGCACTCCAACCGGATATGAGATAGATGTTGTCTTCAACGAGCATCTTTCGCTTACAATAAACCCATACTACCGCCAGATATACAATGACTTGAAAAGCGGCAAAACAAAAAACATTTCAGAAGACGAAAAAAAACACATATTTGACTACGTCGAGCGTGCCGACCTTTTCATAAAAAACCTCAACCAGCGCCGAAGAACTCTTCGCAACATAACAAAGCGTATTATTGAACATCAACACGGCTTTCTTGACACCGGCTCAAGGTTATTCCTTAGGCCACTTACTCGCGTAAAGATAGCAGAAGAGCTTGGAATTCACGAATCCACGGTCAGCCGTGCAACAGCAAACAAATACGTTCAGATTCCCACCCAAGAGGTTGTGCCTTTCGACTTCTTCTTCAATTCATCCCACTCCGTCTCAGATATCATTGCCCAACTTATCGAGAATGAAGACCCTGCGCACCCCCTTAGCGACCAGGAGATAGCTCGAATACTTAACGAACGCGGCTATAATGTGGCCCGCCGCACCGTCGTCAAATACCGCGAAGCCATGAAGATATTGTCCTCTCGCCAGCGCCGCCGTTAG
- a CDS encoding TIGR03790 family protein produces MKIAKWQIIANLILTLSLSFSLCYAAKPANVLVIINDNSPDSKEIGIYYAKKRGIPTKNICHIKCPATEELNDKDYRPLIEKPVKAYLAKTGLNKTVDYLVLTKGIPIKLRNSGMSVDSMLMCMDLGFSFEGLKQGIPNPYFKKREHFSHKKYGFYLATRLDGHTKKDAKALVDRALAAKAARGVFIFDMCPAKNGGSYRIYNDDMRKTHDFLIHNGYISYFDNTAEFIGGRKKIMGYFSWGSNDPAYDFKKYRSNQFLPGAIGETAVSTSARSFGYYKAGQSMIADLIAAGITGIKGYVSEPYLSAIAMPSILFERYISGFNLAESFYMASRFIFWKDIVVGDPLTAPYAENR; encoded by the coding sequence GTGAAAATTGCGAAATGGCAAATAATTGCAAACCTGATTTTAACACTTAGTCTATCATTTTCTCTTTGTTATGCCGCTAAACCAGCAAACGTACTGGTTATCATAAACGATAACAGCCCTGACTCAAAAGAAATCGGCATATATTATGCCAAAAAGCGGGGCATACCAACAAAGAATATTTGCCACATTAAATGCCCGGCAACCGAAGAACTAAATGACAAAGACTACCGCCCGCTCATCGAAAAGCCTGTTAAGGCTTATCTTGCTAAAACCGGCCTAAATAAGACTGTGGATTACCTCGTGCTCACAAAAGGCATCCCCATTAAGCTTCGAAACAGCGGCATGAGTGTAGACAGCATGCTGATGTGTATGGACCTTGGATTTTCTTTTGAAGGCCTTAAACAAGGAATACCCAATCCATACTTTAAGAAGCGAGAACATTTCTCGCACAAAAAGTACGGATTCTATCTCGCCACAAGACTTGATGGCCATACAAAGAAAGATGCAAAAGCTCTCGTAGATAGAGCGTTGGCGGCAAAGGCTGCTCGCGGCGTCTTCATTTTCGATATGTGCCCTGCCAAGAACGGCGGCAGTTATCGAATATACAACGACGACATGAGGAAGACGCACGACTTTCTCATCCACAATGGATACATCTCTTATTTCGACAACACCGCCGAGTTTATCGGCGGCCGAAAAAAGATCATGGGCTACTTTTCATGGGGAAGCAATGACCCTGCATATGACTTTAAAAAATACCGCTCAAACCAGTTTTTACCTGGTGCCATTGGGGAAACCGCAGTGTCTACTAGCGCCCGATCTTTTGGCTACTACAAAGCAGGCCAGTCAATGATCGCCGACTTAATTGCAGCTGGAATCACTGGGATAAAAGGCTATGTTTCTGAACCATATCTCAGCGCAATAGCCATGCCCTCTATTCTTTTCGAACGTTATATTTCGGGCTTCAACCTGGCTGAGAGTTTTTATATGGCATCTCGGTTTATTTTTTGGAAGGACATAGTCGTTGGCGATCCCCTCACGGCTCCGTATGCCGAGAACCGTTAA